From Peromyscus maniculatus bairdii isolate BWxNUB_F1_BW_parent chromosome 8, HU_Pman_BW_mat_3.1, whole genome shotgun sequence, a single genomic window includes:
- the Eif1 gene encoding eukaryotic translation initiation factor 1, which produces MSAIQNLHSFDPFADASKGDDLLPAGTEDYIHIRIQQRNGRKTLTTVQGIADDYDKKKLVKAFKKKFACNGTVIEHPEYGEVIQLQGDQRKNICQFLIEIGLAKDDQLKVHGF; this is translated from the exons ATGTCCGCTATCCAGAACCTCCACTCTTTCG ACCCCTTTGCTGATGCAAGTAAGGGTGATGACCTGCTTCCTGCTGGCACTGAGGATTATATCCATATAAGAATTCAACAGAGAAACGGCAGGAAGACCCTTACTACTGTCCAAGGGATCGCTGATGATTACGATAAAAAGAAACTAGTGAAGGCGTTTAAGAAG AAATTTGCCTGCAATGGTACTGTAATTGAGCATCCAGAATATGGAGAAGTAATTCAGCTACAGGGTGACCAGCGCAAGAACATATGCCAGTTCCTGATAGAG ATTGGACTGGCTAAGGACGACCAGCTGAAGGTCCATGGGTTTTAA